A genomic region of Glycine max cultivar Williams 82 chromosome 15, Glycine_max_v4.0, whole genome shotgun sequence contains the following coding sequences:
- the LOC100819730 gene encoding sucrose synthase — MANHPLTHSHSFRERFDETLTGHRNEILALLSRLEAKGKGILQHHQVVAEFEEIPEESRKKLQGGVFGEVLRSTQEAIVLPPFVALAVRPRPGVWEYLRVNVHMLVVDELLPAEYLRFKEELVEGSSNGNFVLELDFEPFNASFPRPTLNKSIGNGVEFLNRHLSAKLFHDKESMQPLLEFLRLHSYKGKTMMLNDKVQSLDSLQHVLRKAEEYLTSVAPETPYSEFENKFREIGLERGWGDIAERVLEMIQLLLDLLEAPDPCTLETFLGRVPMVFNVVILSPHGYFAQDNVLGYPDTGGQVVYILDQVRALENEMLNRIKKQGLDITPRILIITRLLPDAVGTTCGQRLERVYDTEYCDILRVPFRTEKGIVRKWISRFEVWPYLETYTEDVALELAKELQAKPDLIVGNYSDGNIVASLLAHKLGVTQCTIAHALEKTKYPESDIYWKKFEEKYHFSCQFTADLFAMNHTDFIITSTFQEIAGSKDTVGQYESHTAFTLPGLYRVVHGIDPFDPKFNIVSPGADMSIYFPYTETERRLTEFHPDIEELLYSSVENEEHICVLKDRNKPIIFTMARLDRVKNITGLVEWYGKNARLRELVNLVVVAGDRRKESKDLEEKAEMKKMYGLIETYKLNGQFRWISSQMNRVRNGELYRVICDTRGAFVQPAVYEAFGLTVVEAMTCGLPTFATCNGGPAEIIVHGKSGYHIDPYHGDRAAEILVEFFEKSKADPSHWDKISQGGLKRIHEKYTWQIYSDRLLTLTGVYGFWKHVTNLERRESKRYLEMFYALKYRKLAESVPLAIEE, encoded by the exons ATGGCAAATCACCCTTTGACACACTCTCACTCTTTCCGCGAGAGGTTTGATGAAACTCTCACTGGTCACAGGAATGAAATTTTGGCCCTTTTGTCAAG GCTTGAAGCCAAGGGCAAGGGAATCCTGCAACACCACCAGGTGGTTgcagagtttgaagaaatccctGAGGAGAGCAGAAAGAAACTCCAAGGTGGTGTCTTTGGAGAAGTTTTGAGATCTACACAg GAAGCCATAGTGCTGCCACCATTTGTGGCTCTGGCTGTTCGACCAAGGCCTGGTGTTTGGGAGTATCTGCGGGTGAATGTGCACATGCTTGTTGTTGATGAGCTGCTTCCTGCTGAGTATCTGCGTTTCAAGGAGGAGCTTGTTGAGGGAAG TTCTAATGGCAACTTTGTGCTTGAGTTGGACTTTGAACCGTTTAATGCATCCTTCCCTCGCCCAACTCTGAACAAGTCCATTGGAAATGGCGTCGAGTTCCTCAACCGCCACCTTTCGGCCAAGCTCTTCCATGACAAGGAGAGCATGCAGCCACTGCTTGAATTCCTCAGGCTTCACAGTTATAAGGGAAag ACCATGATGTTGAATGACAAAGTTCAAAGCCTGGATTCTCTCCAGCATGTTTTGAGAAAAGCAGAAGAGTATCTGACTTCAGTTGCTCCTGAAACACCCTACTCAGAATTCGAAAACAAATTCCGGGAAATTGGTTTGGAGAGGGGGTGGGGTGACATCGCCGAGCGTGTCCTCGAGATGATCCAGCTTCTCTTGGACCTTCTTGAGGCACCCGACCCTTGCACCCTCGAGACATTCCTTGGAAGAGTTCCTATGGTCTTCAATGTTGTTATCCTTTCTCCCCATGGTTACTTTGCCCAAGATAATGTCTTGGGGTACCCTGACACTGGTGGACAG GTTGTTTACATCTTGGATCAAGTTCGTGCCTTGGAGAATGAGATGCTCAACCGCATCAAGAAACAAGGCCTTGATATCACCCCTCGTATTCTCATT ATTACTCGTCTTCTCCCTGATGCAGTAGGAACTACCTGTGGCCAACGTCTAGAGAGGGTATATGATACTGAATATTGTGACATTCTCCGAGTTCCTTTCAGAACCGAAAAGGGAATTGTTCGCAAATGGATCTCAAGATTCGAAGTCTGGCCATACCTAGAGACTTACACTGAG GATGTTGCCCTTGAACTTGCCAAGGAGTTGCAAGCCAAGCCAGATCTGATCGTTGGAAACTACAGTGATGGAAACATTGTTGCCTCTTTGTTAGCACATAAATTAGGAGTAACTCAG TGTACCATTGCTCATGCTCTAGAAAAGACCAAGTACCCTGAGTCTGACATTTACTGGaaaaaatttgaagagaaataTCACTTCTCATGCCAATTTACTGCTGATCTTTTTGCAATGAACCACACAGACTTTATCATCACCAGCACCTTCCAAGAGATTGCTGGAAG CAAGGACACTGTTGGACAGTATGAGAGTCACACTGCCTTCACCCTTCCAGGACTCTACCGTGTTGTTCACGGTATTGATCCCTTTGATCCAAAGTTCAACATCGTCTCTCCCGGTGCCGACATGAGCATATACTTCCCATACACTGAAACTGAGCGTAGGTTAACAGAGTTCCACCCCGACATTGAAGAGCTTCTTTACAGCTCAGTGGAGAATGAAGAACACAT ATGTGTATTGAAGGACCGCAACAAGCCGATCATCTTCACCATGGCAAGACTTGACCGTGTGAAGAACATCACGGGACTTGTGGAGTGGTATGGCAAGAATGCGCGCCTCCGCGAGTTGGTAAACCTCGTGGTGGTGGCCGGAGACAGGAGGAAGGAGTCCAAGGACTTGGAAGAGAAGGCCGAGATGAAGAAGATGTATGGCCTCATCGAGACCTACAAGTTGAACGGCCAATTCAGATGGATCTCCTCTCAGATGAACCGTGTGAGGAACGGAGAGCTCTACCGTGTCATCTGTGACACAAGGGGTGCCTTTGTGCAGCCTGCAGTTTATGAGGCCTTTGGGTTGACTGTGGTTGAGGCCATGACTTGTGGGTTACCAACATTTGCCACATGCAATGGTGGTCCTGCTGAGATCATTGTGCATGGAAAATCTGGTTACCACATTGACCCTTACCATGGTGACCGTGCTGCTGAGATCCTTGTTGAGTTCTTTGAAAAGAGCAAGGCTGACCCATCTCACTGGGACAAAATCTCCCAGGGTGGACTCAAGCGTATTCATGAGAA
- the LOC121173532 gene encoding protein MAIN-LIKE 1-like, producing the protein MSDGFCGTHLQIMVRTRGLGCALGQVTGRGLGRGDRDDSDDAPQRRRPTASARRQQVTVTADHVDEPVIPAPDVQDDPMEAPAAVEDILADIPADAGTETVEDQHQGFLGCLSDPSVLTAYADHVACSVWTGEECPELKLSSHGRKVQSLGRPVPAIEGLIVGTGLSPLIACSVDTGDRGLLSAFVERWHRETSSFHLPMGELTITLDDASSLLHLPIIGDLHAFEPLHVDDAVQMLVDLLMVSPESARAETDQCRGPYVRLQWVRDIYQRRCQAGHWTAAARAYLLHLLGCTLFANKSATNVHVVYLEALRDLSMTERYAWGVAALVHMYDQLNDASMSHSRHLGGYITLLQCWIYKHFPSVAESTADQDYDEASPRACRWIATKKTVKSIRTPSYRERLDRLRISDVCWIPYGEHREVRDFHVRSCYFGLLRWGPVAVYYRPERVVRQFGYTQTIPAPPVDSWVSYDDIHDRWMHYKDYIVPAGEVCVVPGACSSDYIDWFFRISHPFMTPDHALDPMLHGHAPQSRVVP; encoded by the exons atgagtgATGGATTTTGCGGTactcatttgcagatcatggttaggacaAGAGGATTAGGTTGTGCCTTAGGTCAGGTCACTGGCAGAGGTCTGGGCAGAGGAGATCGTGATGATTCCGATGATGCTCCGCAGCGTCGACGGCCTACTGCATCCGCACGGAGGCAGCAAGTCACTGTGACTGCGGATCACGTCGATGAGCCAGTCATCCCTGCGCCAGATGTTCAGGATGACCCGATGGAGGCACCAGCTGCTGTGGAGGACATTCTTGCGGACATTCCTGCCGACGCAGGCACAGAGACGGTTGAGGATCAGCACCAGGGATTTCTGGGTTGTCTGAGCGACCCATCCGTGTTGACAGCGTATGCGGACCACGTTGCTTGCAGCGTATGGACGGGAGAg gagtGTCCTGAATTGAAGCTATCCTCTCATGGGAGGAAGGTCCAAAGTTTAGGCAGGCCTGTCCCTGCCATTGAGGGACTTATTGTTGGTACAGGACTAAGTCCTCTGATCGCATGTTCGGTAGACACCGGCGATCGGGGACTTTTGTCCGCATTTGTGGAGCGGTGGCACCGGGAGACGTCTAGTTTCCATCTCCCAATGGGAGAGCTCACCATCACATTGGACGACGCCTCCTCTCTTCTCCATCTTCCCATTATAGGCGATTTACACGCATTTGAGCCCTTGCACGTAGATGATGCGGTTCAGATGCTGGTGGACTTGTTGATGGTGTCTCCAGAGTCTGCTAGGGCTGAGACAGACCAGTGTCGCGGACCGTACGTACGCCTGCAATGGGTACGTGATATATATCAGCGCCGATGTCAGGCAGGTCATTGGACAGCTGCGGCTCGTGCATATCTTCTTCACCTACTGGGTTGCACtctgtttgctaacaagagtgcaaccaatgTCCATGTTGTCTACTTGGAGGCCCTTCGTGACCTCAGTATGACAGAGAGGTATGCTTGGGGAGTGGCTGCTTTGGTTCATATGTACGACCAGCTGAATGATGCATCTATGAGTCACAGTCGACATCTTGGCGGTTACATCACACTGCTGCAg TGCTGGATTTACAAGCACTTTCCCTCGGTTGCGGAGTCCACCGCTGATCAGGACTACGACGAGGCTTCTCCACGTGCGTGCAGGTGGATTGCGACAAAGAAGACCGTGAAGAGCATTCGCACGCCGTCGTACAGGGAGCGCCTAGACCGACTCCGGATTTCGGATGTCTGTTGGATCCCATATGGGGAGCATCGAGAGGTCCGGGACTTCCACGTCAGATCATGCTATTTCGGTCTCTTGCGCTGGGGGCCTGTTGCTGTTTATTACCGACCGGAGAGGGTCGTGCGGCAGTTTGGTTACACGCAGACCATTCCTGCTCCTCCTGTCGATTCATGGGTCTCATATGATGATATACAcgacaggtggatgcactacAAGGATTATATCGTACCTGCAGGTGAGGTGTGCGTTGTGCCAGGGGCATGTTCCAGTGACTACATCGACTGGTTCTTCCGCATCTCTcatcctttcatgacaccaGACCACGCATTAGATCCTATGCTTCATGGTCACGCCCCGCAGTCTCGAGTCGTCCCTTAG